The Alosa alosa isolate M-15738 ecotype Scorff River chromosome 11, AALO_Geno_1.1, whole genome shotgun sequence sequence CCTGAGGCAGTCTTAtggtgaaggaggagagagaggagagatcgGCTCCTGAGGCTGTCTTAtggtgaaggaggagagagaggagagatcgGCTCCTGAGGCTGTCTTAtggtgaaggaggagagagaggagagatcgGCTCCTGAGCTGTCTTAtggtgaaggaggagagagaggagagatcgGCTCCTGAGGCGTCTTAGGGTGAAGGACAAGAGATCGGCTCCTCACcctgaggagagggaggagagagaggagagaagacccTAAGGCGTCTAAGAAGGCGGGAGGAGAGTGTGGCGGTGGAACAGGGGAGACAAGACAGGCTGCACGGACCACCTGTGTATGGACACATCCACAGAGAAGCACTTACtggacccacacacaaacacactctctctctctctttcacacactcacacacacacacacacacacacatacacacacacgcagcactgAAGAATAGAGGTGTGGTGTGGGCTGTGGCCATACTAACATACATACTAACAGTGGAGCAGTTTAGTATTTTTcacagagagtgggagagagagagagagagaaatagagagagactgagacagagagggagtggaagagagagagaggaagaaacagagagagagacagagagagtggaagagagagagggagagagagacagaaagagggagagaaagttgCACAAAGGCATGAATAGAGATGAAATGATGACACAAAACCAGAGAGAATTCTAGAACTCCATGGAATGCCTTATCAGCGCCTGAGGCCTCAGCCTCCAGACAAGGCTTTCCCTGCATTTTCCCATGTGCATTCTCATGAGTTTATGGCCTGGCAGGGACTTGGAAGGTCGTCTGAAGGTCGACTCTCACACTCTTAACTGAATGGCCTTTTCATTCAGGCCAGCAGTGGATAAGATGGAGACCCTCATAGCAACCACTCTCCATCAAACGTCTCCATCTTCCGATGGCCCTCAGTCAGATTTCAGAATGACCACACAGGAGTATTCAACGCTTAGTGTTACTTTTTATTTCACAGTTCCATTCCATAGCACTTGGAAAAAACCAGCAGCTTAACCAACTGTAAGATCTAGGAGGTCAGCACTGAATGACCGCCCCCCCTAACTTCTGTTCACAGAACACAAAGGCATGCTTGTGGAGTCCATCGTAACCATGGCCACAGTCTCTCATTTCCACTGACACTCttgcacatttcatacactccTGCACATACTAGACAGTCTTTGGAGGATGCATCCTACTCTAGTCCTCACAAGAGGATGGATCCTGGATTAGTCTACACATGAGGATGGATCTTATATTAGTCCACACAGGAGTGTGGATCCTACATTAGTCCATACAGGAGGTGTATTGTAGGTGAGGACTGCACCTGCCCAGTGTTAGGTACCGGTCTTCTGCATGCCCATCAGTTGAGGCGGGTGGCACGTGCCCCGATGGCGGTCACATGACACACCTCTACGTCCGCACCCCATTTGCGCAGCTCGTCCAGCCAGATCTGCTGCTTCTGGGACAGACGGTCGTTCGGGCCCTTCACCTCCACCAGCTGGGCAAACACAGAGAAGAACAAACCCACACAGAGAAGCTGTATTAGCTGAGAATGAGATACTTGTGATTTATCTTTATGCTTTTGTGTTTATGCGTTTTCTTTTTCAACGCAGGGCTCACCCATTGGTTCATGGAAATGTGAAGTCTGGCTcaatatatttattaaaaaataaaaatgggtgattgttgttttttgtacaACAAACTGCTTCAGTTTATGTTTTAAAAAAGTACAGTACACTGTAAACAGAAAACATTTCTGTCCTCTCTTTTGCTGCTGGGACTCTTTATAGAGCCTTGCTTTGCTGCTGGGGCGTTTGCTGTGGTTTGTTCAGCTACAGGAGAGGTGTGCTAGTCCTGCTACAGGTGAGATAAGCTAGTTCAGCAACAGAAGGTGTGCTAATTCAGCTACAGGAAATGTGTGCTAGTCCTGCTACAAGTGAGATAAGCTAGTTCAGCTACAGGAGAGGTGTGCTAGTCCTGCTACAGGTGAGATAAGCTAGTTCAGCTACAGGAGAGGTGTGCTAGTTCAGCTACAGGAGAGGTGTGCTAGTCCTGCTACAGGTGAGATAAGCTAGTTCAGCTACAGGAGAGGTGTGCTAGTTCAGCTACAGGAGACATGTGCTAGTTACAGGAGAAGTGTGTTAGTTCAGCTACAGGTGAGATAAGCTAATTCAGCTACAGGAGAGGTGTGCTAGTTCAGCTACAGGAGGTGTGCTAGTTCAGCTACAGGAGAGGTGTGCTAGTCCTGCTACAGGTGAGATAAGCTAGTTCAGCTACAGGAGAGGTGTGCTAGTTCAGCTACAGGAGAGGTGTGCTAGTTCAGCTACAGGAGACATGTGCTAGTTCAGCTACAGGAGACATGTGCTAGTTACAGGAGAAGTGTGTTAGTTCAGCTACAGGAGACGTGTGTTAGTTCAGCTACAGGAGAGGTGTGCTAGTTCAGCTACAGGAGAGGTGTGGTAGTCCTGGTACAGGTGAGATAAGCTAGTTCAGCTACAGGAGAGGTGTGCTAGTCCTGCTACAGGTGAGATAAGCTAGTTCAGCTACAGGAGAGGTGTGCTAGTTCAGCTACAGGAGAGGTGTGCTAGTTCAGCTACAGGAGAGGTGTGCTAGTTCAGCTACAGGAGACATGTGCTAGTTACAGGAGAAGTGTGTTAGTTCAGCTACAGGAGACGTGTGTTAGTTCAGCTACAGGAGAGGTGTGCTAGTTCAGCTACAGGAGAGACGTGCTAGTCCTGCTACAAGAGAAGTGTGCTAGTTCAGCTACAGATGAGATAAGCTAGTTCGGCTACAGTAGAGGTGTTTGCCCGGTGTGCTAGTCTTCTCACCTTGTAGCTAGCGGACACAGAGCTCCACACCACCAGGTCTGGCAGGCCTCCACGACAGTGCCTGTAGTCTCTGGCCATCCGCAGGATCACTTCTGCCAGGAAGGAACCGCCCATACACCCCACCAGACTCtgggtggagagagaaggagtcatacacacatacagactctgggtggagagagaaggagtccACCAGATGCTGGATGGAGAGAAGAGcaaaagactcacacacacacctgagcctGCTGCAGAGAGGAGAAACGTTCCCAGCTGACGAGCGCACACACTCGGCCTTGCTGGCTCTGCCACACGTCTGCCAGAAGCTCCTGCAGTGTCTCCACCGCTGCTTCCCGCACCAGCTGCACCCGCGCCTCAATGGCCTCTTGCCGGTTACCGTAGAAACAGTCAGTGTGCAGGTCAAGTGGACACGTCTGACCACGACGAGAACAGACTGGTAAAGAGCAGCGAGCAAACCaaccacccagccctcacccacaaTCCCACATCTCAACATATACCCCCACATCGCAACACTACTCAACTACCCCCACAGCCCACAACTACCCCCACTACCCAACACTACTCAACTACCCCCACAGCCCACAACTACCCCCACAACCTAACACTACTCAACTACCCCCACAACCCAACACTACTCAACTACCCCCACATCGCAACACTACTCATCTACCCCCACATCCAAACACTACTCAACTACCCCCACAACCCAACACTACTCATCTACCCCCACATCCAAACACTACTCAACTACCCCCACAACCCAACACTACTCAACTACCCCCACAACCCAACACTACTCAACTACCCCCACATCCCAACACTACTCAACGTCCAACACTACTCAACTCCCCCCACAGCCCACAACTATCTCACAGCCCATAGACCTGAACTTGCGGTGCAGGGGGattttaggtggtgtatgattttaggtggtgtatgatggTGTGTCCTACCTGATAGGGGTATCTGAAGACATCAGGCACGCCCTCCATGAAGATGATGTCCCACATGAGAAGCCCAAACAGGGTGGAGAAGGTAGAGCCTTCGCCATGCAGCCCTGCATGACAAGGGACACGGTCAACCTCACGCACGCATGTGATCACGAtctcacttacatacacacacaatatcccatctctctctcacacacacaaacacacacaggatccaTTCCAACTCACCCTGATcgtagcccacacacacaggttatatgctaattacacacacacaggctacatGCTAACTCAACCTGATCGTAGCTCATGGGATCTGCACttatctgtctctcacacatacacacagactccatactaattacacacacacaaacacacacgttccATGGTAACTCACCCTGGTTGtagcccacccacacacacacaagctccatACTAACTCACTCTGgttgtagcacacacacacacacacacacacacacacacacacacgctccatgCTAACTCACCTTGGTcgtagcccacacacacacacacacacgctccatgCTAACACTCACCATGGtcgtagcacacacacacacacacacacgctccatgCTAACTCACCTTGGTcgtagcccacacacacacacacacacacacacgctccatgCTAACACTCACCATGGtcgtagcacacacacacacacacacacactctctgtgctAACTCACCCTGGTCGTagcccacccacatacacacaagctccATACTAACTCACTCTGGTtgtagcacacaaacacacacacacacacacacacacacacacacacacacacacacacacacacacacctgcaaggTTAATCACCCTGGTCagatccccacacacacacacacacacacactcagttaatCCCACCTTGGTCgtgagctccacacacacacacacacatctgtataACTGGCTCGGTCATatcccacatcacacacacactccggtgGCTAACTCACCCCTGGTTGTAGCGCATTAATATtacacctcacacactctctgttcTAACTCACCCTGGCcgtatcccacacacacacacacactctctgtgctAACTCACCCtggccgtcacacacacacacacacacacacacacaccgtgctaACTCACCCTGGCcatatcccacacacacacacactccgtgcTAACTCACCCTGGTCGTAGCCCAGCTGTCTGTAGTGAGCCAGCGCCAGGTCCTCCACAGAGCACATGACTGTGGCCCcgccctcttctccctcttcctggTCGGCCGGCCGCAGGAACACAGATTTACCCATACCCCCCTGGTGCGGGAACATGTGACCTCGGATGGTGACCTGGCCaatcacacacaggaacacagatTTACCCATAACCCCCTGGTGCGGGAACACGTCACCTTGGACGGTGCTCCAAGATCTGCCCTCAAACCTACAGCTGACCCCCCCACAGTCCCCTAAACTGTTTTGGGCTTAAAGCAGTCTCTCTCCAGTCAAGTTAATCGCTCGGCTGCTCAACACAACCGATTAATGCCGTTTTGTCATAATTGGCATCGGCTGATTAAATTGCTCACAAGGCAGATTAATCAAACCTGTTCGCAGATACAGGCAGCGTCTTGCGAATCCTGTGGAACAATGTTACTGCTCCTCATGTACCAAATTCACCATTCTACAGGCCAACAGAGCAAAACATGGccatttcactgctcctcagTAGGGATggaacgattaccggtataatggtaaaccgcgataaaaatgttgacgataataattaccgttttcatttcaaacatcatgattatcactgttgatatCACTACTGGTCCATCACTACTCCCATACCGGTCCATCACATCACTACTCCCATACCGGTCCATCACTACTCCAATCACTACTCCCACACCGGTCCATCACTACTTCGGCGCCCTTGTCCCCGTCCCCAGACTCACGTGGGGGACGTCCCTGATGTGGACACTGGGCAGGTCCTGCAGGAGGAGGCGGAACTTTTTGAGGCTCGGCGACTCCTTCATGCGGGCGGCCCGCTGGTGCAGCGCCAGCTGGTGACCAGTCCGGACCAGTGGGTCCGAGAGGCCGTCCCGGATCGCACCGATAGCCTGTGGAACCCAGAACCAGACCAGAACGACATATATATCAAGAAATGTGTATATTTCTACATCAGGTAGGTGATCTTGACATCATGAGCTGTGCTATGCACCCACATGGAGAAATATACATGTTTCTTATAAATATACTTATAAAGCATCTCTGCTGAGTGATccagtatgtatgagtgtgtgtgtgtatgagtgtgtgtgtgtatatgagtgtgtgtgtgtgtgtgtgtgttagctaaTTGGGTACCTGCTCGTGGAGTTTAAGGTGCTGCTGTAAGTTGAGGGCCAGGCGGTCCCACCAGCGCCCCCTGCTGTCTGGACAGTAGACTGATTGGGCCAGTACAGCCCTCAACTCGGCCACAGCCTCCTGCTCACAGCACAGATAAACACAAGATCACATCACCTGCACACCATCCCTTAACATCACAACACCTGCACACCGTCCCTTAACATCACAACACCTGCACACCATCCCTTAACATCACATCACCTGCACACCATCCCTTAACATCACATCACCTGCAAACCGTCCCTTAACATCACACCataggcagccgtggcctactggttagcgcttcggacttgttaccggagggttgccggtttgaacctcGACcaataggcacggctgaagtgcccttgaggaaggcacctaacccctcactgctccccgagagccgctgttgttgcaggcagctcactgcatcgggattagtgtgcttcacctcactgtgtgttcactgtgtgctgagtgtgtttcactaattcacggattgggataaatgcagagaccaaatttcactcacgggatcaaaagatacTTATACATCACCTGCACTCCATCCCttaacatcacatcacatcacatcacatgcacACCATCCCTTAACATCACATCACCTGCACACCATCCCTTAACATCACATCACCTGCACACCATCCCTTAACATCACATCACCTGCAGTCCATCCCTTAACATCACATCACCTTAACATCACATCACCTGCACACCatcccttaaaggagaattccggtgtgatattgacctaaagtgtgttgaaacatgataccgagtgtgaacgtatgtctcatagctcacctcggcttgtcccctgtacTCAGAAATCTGCCGCTAGTTGCCGCTACCAACAaggtttcgttgtggtgcctcgggcatcggcctagccatgaaaataaatcactgttttacaccatttacgaggctcaaagtagctccatacttcattggtagacttccgagggccttgacatttaaaacgagacatggagaactttgaaaaagcactggtagattatttacaagacgattttgtacagacagtaccttaaggaattttaccgttcaacgccatcttgaattttgtcACTCTACCAATCTAccaagtctaccaatgaagtatggagctactttgagcctcgtaaatggtgtaaaacagtgatttatttgcatggctaggccgatgcccgaggcaccacaacgaaaccctgttggtagcattggctaactagcgccagatttctgagtgcaggggacaagctgaggtgagcgatgagacatacgttcacacttggtatcatgtttcaagccactttaggtcaaaatcacaccggaattatcctttaacatCACATCACCTGCACACCATCCCttaacatcacatcacatcatctGCACACCATCCCTTAACACATCACCTGCACACCATCCCTTAACATCACAACACCTGCACACCATCCCttaacatcacatcacatcatctGCACACCATCCCttaacatcacatcacatcatctGCACACCATCCCttaacatcacatcacatcacctgCACACCGTCCCTTAACACATCACCTGCACACCATCCCttaacatcacatcacatcatctGCACACCATCCCttaacatcacatcacatcatctGCACACCATCCCTTAACATCACATCACCTCACCTGCACACCATCCCTTAACACATCACCTGCACTCCATCCCTTATCACATCACCTGCACACCATCCCTTAACATCACATCATCTGCACACCATCCCTTATCACATCATCTGCACACCATCCCTTAACATCACATCATCTGCACACCATCCCTTAACATCACCTCACATCACCTGCACACCATCCCTTATCACATCACCTGCACACCATCCCTTAACATCACATCACCTCACATCACCTGCACACCATCCCTTAACATCACATCACCTGCACACCATCCCTTAACATCACATCACCTCACATCACCTGCACACCATCCCTTAACATCACATCACCTGCACTCCATCCCTTAACATCACATCACCTCACATCATCTGCACACCATCCCttaacatcacatcacatcatctGCAAGCCATCCCCTAACATCACATCACTTGCAAGCTACTATCCTCTAACAAATTAACACCATAATCTCTGTAAAGTCTACACACCCACCTCATAACACCGTAATCTCTGTAATATCTACACACCCACCTCATAACACCGTAATCTCTGTAGGATCTCGATGCCACGAGACATGATGCGGGTGTAGGTCCATCCTACAGTAAAAGACCGCAGAAATACCGGCAGCTCCTTCTCatgtctacaaacacacacacacaagcacacgcatacgcacatagacacatgcgtgcacgcacacagacacacacacacacagtagaggaAGGAAACATTTTCACAAGCTGAACACACAGAAAACTTTTTCAGAGGTAATCTATCAACATGAGAACAGAAGCAAGGGCCAGACAGAGAGACTGGCTGCCATGTTCTTACTGGAGGTCCCCACTCTGCTGTAGCTCCTGCCACGTTGCCTTGGCAGCCGTGTAAAGCCCCAGGGCGTCCTCCCAGCTGCCTGACTGCATGGCGACAGTCACCTCCTGCAGGCAACGAATGGCTACCTCATACCTGAGAGGGGCGCAGAGAGAGGGCCAGTCATAACCATTTACACTAGTACACTAAtaccccaacacaaacacacacattacaacattaacaacacccaccacacacacacattactaactcccaccacacatacacacaactaaACCATTAACGGCcaaacccaaaacacacacacacacacacacacacacacacaaccattgacgccccaacacacacacacacacacacacacacacacacacatgctgtctgACCTGATGAGGTCGTCCCTGTGGCGGAACACCCTGGCCTGCCGCTGGATGCTGTACTCGGGGAAGGCCAGCTGTCCGGAGTTGACCAGCAGGATGGTGTAGAGCTGGCCCTGCCCACCCGCTGCTGCCGTCTCATCGTCCAGCGAGTCCGTCAGAgagaagagcagcagcagccgggAGAAGACGGcccgcggacacacacacagacgcacacaccgGCCCGCCAACTGTCTCGCCCTGGAccgggagaaagagggggaggaagagagggaggaagggaggaagagaaaaagggggagagggggagagaaagagggggagtgaaagagagggagggagagagtggaaggaagaaaaggagggagggagaggggaagggagggagagaagaaaggagagagaaggagagagaaagggagggagagagaggaagggagagattaTTATTCCAATTAATCCATTTCAATCATTCGTAGTTTAGAGAAGATTTGGTGGGGCACGGAACTTCCACACGTACCCATAGTGTAAGCTTCAGTGATTACTCATTTTAAATCAAAGCTAACCCTGTGCTAAGTGCTTGACCCTGGCATTGCCCCATTGTCTTTATTGTCTCCAAATAGAGAATTCTGTTTTGGGTAGTGAGTCCCCTCACACCACTGCAACACCCTGTCTATCTCTGAATGATACACCTTCGCGTCTGAATCCTGAAAGATTAGGAGATGTGGTGCTTCTCACTTCTTGAGAATAACTGCCCCCGTGCTGCTGATTTGCCCCGGGGCAGAGGGGAAGAGGGCGCGTTGCTTAGCCAGCTTCAGCAGCCCCTCCACTAGCTGGGGCCTCTGGGTGGCGCTGTTTCCCCCGGTCAGGTGCAGGGTCTTGGCCAGACTCCTCAGCTCTGGGGCTGGCAGCACCTCCAGCACTTCCGCCAGTTCCTGCAGCTCATgctctggacacacacatacacatacacacacggctATTCTTACAACTGACTGTTCTCCAAactgagacaaacacacacacacacacacacagttgatctTCAAactgggacaaacacacacacacacacactccaagtgGTGCTACTCACCATCCTGCAGGAAGCGTGCCTGCACCAGCTCGTCCACCACGGGCCGCAGGTCGGCGCTGATCTCCGTGTAGTCCAGCTTCTCCACCTGCAGCCACTTTAGCTTCCTTTGGAACAGACGCACATACAGCATCTGACCTGGCCCTGgtgacacacaccagcacacacactgcttatcaaagcacacaaacacactgcttaTCAAAGCACACGAACGCAACCCCTTCATTGTACTAAATGTACTATGAACCGATTTAaaaagtgtgtgcgtgcttgtgtgtgtgtgcatgcctgtgtgtgtgtgcgcgtgtgcaggcctgtgtgtgtgtttgtgtacggtcactaaatgtacatataAATTAATTGAtcgtatggccccccatgaacagaattaCACGAAACtcagcatgcattcagagggtgtcatagtgATCCTACAGGTAAAATGTTGTTGTAAAATGTTGCAGCTCTGaacatgtcagccaaagatacctgcgattacagaGCCtcattttgctttttcatttttaactatgtGGCGCTATACtgcaaatgagtggttatgggatgggttgagatGGCCCCTTGAGTCTAACGTTCAAAACaatgtggtcctcctaggccctacggttctcgtgTCCACCATACCCTCCACAGAGAGATGTATGCGTACCTGAGAGGTGTACACGTGTAGGCAGGTGTTACCTGAGAGCTGCTGGAAGGTGTGGACGGCGGCTAGGTCCTCCTGGTTGAAGAGCCGCCGGTCGTCCTCGTGCTCCATCACCACCTCCAGCACAGACAGGAAGTTCCGCAGGTAATACGGCTTCCGGAAAGACCCTGATGCTCCCACTCTCATGTGTGTGGCGTCAACACTGGACTCCAGATGCTCCGATTGTGATGTTCCACATTCTCTCTTCCTTGTTGACTCATAGCTCTGCTCCTGATTAAGACCAAGCTCTGCTCTCCTCACAGTCCTGGACTGCTCGTTATGAAGACCCGGTCCAGTACTAGACTGCTCGTAATGAAGACCCGGTCCAGTACTGGACTGCTGCTCACGTCTCTCTCCGGCTGAGGGCGTCTCTGCTTGTGCAATGTGCTTGCTGGGTCCTGTTTGCTGAGCGCTGGGAACAGGGCGGGTGTCCGTCTGGGTGttatttgtgtctctctcctgtctgaCTCTCTTGCGGAGTCTGGacttcagcgtgtgtgtgtcggaccTGCTATCTCCTGGTGCCTCCATCAATCCCCTCTTCAACGAGAAGGACTTATTGCTACATCCATCAGGAGTAGTGCGCGGTAAACGTGATTTTACAATTTTGGGATCACACTCCTCCTTCTCTACCAGAGGGGGGTGTTCACAGACAGCTTGTTTCTGAGAGGAGAACCATTTGGAGGTCTTTACTAATAGGCCTTGTGGTTCTCTGGTCATCTCTGATTGGTTTTCTTTTTGAGAGCTGTTCAGTTCACCAtcatctctgtctgtccctccaGCACGGCTGGTCTGCTTGGTGGTCGGTTCTTCTGAGAACGTCAGGGCCTTTCTGGACAGTCTGGAGGACAGGCTCCCAAGGCTG is a genomic window containing:
- the fan1 gene encoding fanconi-associated nuclease 1 translates to MAEKRRSLRGRGSQSYRSLSLTKRKTGSGSARGAGDGGARAGTIATFFSNAPPSKLACPLCGELVPRFKINEHIDTQCKKFCQGNEDERTLPSSREPKHPVMILSPQRTCRSTPDKQPGTRSPQRTCRSTPDKEPGTRSPQRTWSTPDKQPGAKSPEQSGELKTSPYFKKQQSQQQQEVELGKVPDQPKVVQNVSLGSLSSRLSRKALTFSEEPTTKQTSRAGGTDRDDGELNSSQKENQSEMTREPQGLLVKTSKWFSSQKQAVCEHPPLVEKEECDPKIVKSRLPRTTPDGCSNKSFSLKRGLMEAPGDSRSDTHTLKSRLRKRVRQERDTNNTQTDTRPVPSAQQTGPSKHIAQAETPSAGERREQQSSTGPGLHYEQSSTGPGLHNEQSRTVRRAELGLNQEQSYESTRKRECGTSQSEHLESSVDATHMRVGASGSFRKPYYLRNFLSVLEVVMEHEDDRRLFNQEDLAAVHTFQQLSGPGQMLYVRLFQRKLKWLQVEKLDYTEISADLRPVVDELVQARFLQDEHELQELAEVLEVLPAPELRSLAKTLHLTGGNSATQRPQLVEGLLKLAKQRALFPSAPGQISSTGAVILKKARQLAGRCVRLCVCPRAVFSRLLLLFSLTDSLDDETAAAGGQGQLYTILLVNSGQLAFPEYSIQRQARVFRHRDDLIRYEVAIRCLQEVTVAMQSGSWEDALGLYTAAKATWQELQQSGDLQHEKELPVFLRSFTVGWTYTRIMSRGIEILQRLRCYEEAVAELRAVLAQSVYCPDSRGRWWDRLALNLQQHLKLHEQAIGAIRDGLSDPLVRTGHQLALHQRAARMKESPSLKKFRLLLQDLPSVHIRDVPHVTIRGHMFPHQGGMGKSVFLRPADQEEGEEGGATVMCSVEDLALAHYRQLGYDQGLHGEGSTFSTLFGLLMWDIIFMEGVPDVFRYPYQTCPLDLHTDCFYGNRQEAIEARVQLVREAAVETLQELLADVWQSQQGRVCALVSWERFSSLQQAQSLVGCMGGSFLAEVILRMARDYRHCRGGLPDLVVWSSVSASYKLVEVKGPNDRLSQKQQIWLDELRKWGADVEVCHVTAIGARATRLN